The nucleotide window CATTGGCCAAATTTGAGTAGACGACAAGAGGCATGACGGGGCAACAAGGGGATCCGGCACCTACTGCAGCCGGGCTTGAAGCGTTGCAGAATTCGTTAGGGAGGAGGTCACGACCGCCGCCACTGGGGGATTGGAATGCGGAGGCGGGAAAGATACCGCTGCGCGACGACGACAAGCTACGCCGGAGAGAGTCAAGGCTAGGGTTGAGGAGTATATTCGGCCGGAACAAGAGCACATCGGTAACGGCGGCACCGGCCTCGCCACGAGAGGCGCAACGGAGTAGCGGGATTCGCGCCTCACTAACGAACTGGCCCTATCAGTTTCATCATCAGCGCTCTGAGAGCACACTTGCTTCACAAGCAGGGCAGAATCTCAAACATAAGAAATCAACAGGGGGGCAACCATCGCCAGAAGGAATTGTGCCATGGAGCCCACCGCCATTGTTTCAAGCTTACCCCCAAGCGATCAAACACGCCCATCTACCGGCATGCACCGCTTCTACTGAATCGGTACTACgactcaacaacaagaccagcTTCTCCATTGGAGGCAGCTCAAATCCGGCGACACCAGTAGTTGACAAGTTTGACGAGTCCATTGGCGAGAAGACAGAGAAACCGAAGAGGAGACATCGGAGGAATACGTCGGGACTTGGTGGGGAGTTTAAGTGGACAACAAAGATCTTTGTTTTGGTTACGGCCGGGTACCTGCTTCAGTTTTCAGGTGAGGGATCGTACGACCGACTGCCGGAAAAGATCCTTCATTTGGGAAAGGACTCGGCGGCATTTGCCAGTGATGCCATCCCGGGACGGCATTGGGTCCTACAAATATCAGCAGTAGCCGAGTCGGATCGTGTTCCGAGCTCCCATGGCTCTTCTTTGTTGGCACGCCTGCCCTTCATGGGGCAAGAGAGGGGCCGTTCTCCGCATTTCCTGATGGTGTTCGAGAGTGCTGAGGAAATGGATGCCTGGATTGCAGTATTAAGGCGTGAAATTGAGGCACTGGGTGGCAGGAAGGTTTTGTCTGAGACTGGCAAACCAAAGACAGCTGATGAAGACTCGCAGCTGAAAAGCCAAACAAGTCAGCGGACGTTGGTCGTCAGAGACCCAGAGCGCTTTTCACGGATCTGGGACCATAGCTCCTTGAACCCGGATATCCAACTCGATGGTGCGGACGAGGATGTACGCGAACAGTCATTTGACGATACGTCCTCGGCGAGTGTTATTTCCCATGACGGCCGGCAACTGGATGCGCTCAGGGATAGCACCAATCGGTTTTCTTACGTCTCATCGGGCCAGCGCACCATGATCACATCTGCTGGTTCATCGCCTGCTTGCTCTCCTATTCGGGACACCTTTGCGGAACACGAGTCTGTGACACCGGACATGCCGCCCGTGGACGAGCACTGGTTGCCAAAGATGAGGCCCAATGCTGCGGCGATCAACGACCGGAGACAGTCGCTTCAGGCAGGGAACCATGTGCTCGAGATGCATCTTTCAACACCACAGACTCTTCGTCCTCGGTCGACTGAAATGGTGCCTCCGTTTTCGCCCGGCTCGCACCCAGGGTCTAATTTCAGCATTCCCCAAGGCATTAGCAAGCGATTTCCGGTAAAAGGGGTTGATTTCACCCCTGGTTCTTTCTCAACATTGCCATCTCGATTTGGCTCGCGAAGGCCACCTCCGTCTGCCTTGTCTATCAACTCCCGTCCGCTGTCCCTGGTTCTCGATCAACCCTCGCCAGCATCCTCGCCAATGAGCCACGCAAGGAAGAACAGCGCCCAGAGCACATTATCGAGCACACCAGAAGCTCtatcaacctctccaccatcgcaTTTGTGGATCGAAAGCGACAAGTCAGACGAAGAGCTCAACTCCCCTGTCCAGCCCTCATCATATCCATCAATCGAGGACAGCCCACCAAAGTCCAAGCTGAACCCACCGCCACGACCTCGACGTCCCTCCGCTTGTTCAGACATCATCGAGGACGAGAGAAGTCTCATCTCTTCACAATCCCACCTCACAGCCCATCTCTGCGAGGGACCTcgatcatcctcctcgttggGCACATACGGGGGAGGGTTAAGCAGACTATCCGAAACCCTCGAGCCTCGGGCTAGAAGATCGAGCTTCTCCGCCCAAGCAGGAACCTCACTGTCACTAAGCCCGAGATACCTCTCCCAACGCCCACTTAAATCAATTGCGAGATCATCACAACATTTGAGAATCGACTCCCTCGTTAGCCCACAGTTCCTGAACTCGAGCAGGAGTATGTCCATGCTTGCAGAgggaccaccaccagcaccaccaccaacgagGGCTTTGCCGCCAATCCCTAAAAGGACATCCACTGGGGGTGGCAGGAGTAGTTATGTGGCGGCCGCACCGCCGGGGTTCATATAATCCCCAGATTTTATCCCATTCACTTCTATAGGGCAGTTGATCTGCTATTTTCAAAGGAAGGTTAATCATCAAAaggatggaggtggaggggggggggaaggtaTATGATGATCAGGAATATGGAAAGGATTCATCGAGGATTTTATACCCAGAGAAAGCAGAGAAGAACACGACGTCTGACGACATTTtctattatatatatatatatattacttcttggttggtttgagggttagggtattCTGTTGCTTCCATAGCGGGCATGGTTAGTTAGCGGTAGGAGTTTGTGAGGGATGGGTAGGGGAGATTAAATGAATTGAATAGAAATGTTGAGAACAATACTAACGGGGTGTCTTTGTGTGATGACTGTGATGACAGATGcggctttgggggagggattaGTTGATTTGaaggggttagggttgacGGTTGAGTTACGGTGTAGGGTTGGGCGAGGGCAGATGAAGTCGGTGGGTTGAAGTCGACCTGCCAGTCAAAGccctttttttatataataaaaatgGGGGCATCAAAAACAGGTGACTGCCTGTTTTCGCTTCATCTGAAAAATTGCACCAAAGCCACAACAACGTTGAGGTCACCGTTGCAAAAACCACAACTCGCTGAAGTGAGGGGCGGCGATTTCCTGTCCAATTTTCAGCCCCACACTTTTGAATATCCCAAAAATTTGGTCAAGCGAACCTTCCTGTCCTTCCACACCCCACCACTTGTCAaccgtccaccaccacgaaaACAACGCGTGCAACCGGCGAAACCGACCTGGGACGACCGACTTTTTCTCGAATTTATCACACTTCcgatctccctcttcctgcAGATCGCAAATCAGTCAAAATGGCCGCGCAAGCTAAGTGAGCCTTACCACACTCCAcaaccacacccaccacTTGTGTGCCCTTTCCCCTAGGGTCCTTACTaactcccaccaccaaccaggCACGACTgggccgacgacgacgacctcgacgagctcaccaccgccgatcttccccccccccagaaAATCCAAAACAAGGACggctccaccaccatcatcgagTACCGCTACAACGACCAGAACCAAAAAGTGAAGACGACCCGCCGCATTCGCTACATCACCCATCGCGAGGTCGTCAACCCGCGCGTTGCCGAGCGCAAGGCCTGGGCCAAGTTTGGACAGTCGGCCAAGGACGGGGCCGGGCCGGCGCCCGACACGACGAGCGTGGGGGAGAATATCATCTTCCGGCCGAGTATCAATTGGAGGAAGGATGCGAAGGATGAGAGCAAGGATCCGAATGCACAGGCTATGAAGGATAAGTTGAAGGATAAGAAGGTTAAGGTATGTgaattggtggtggtgattttgtggtgtttttggggggagaggagggaggggggtgtcaGGGCGAGTGTCCTGCAGGTTGGGAGTGACTACTGTTTGTCAGCTGGTTGAGGTGACTGGTTAACTTGGCCATGAGCTCTTATCGATCTTCGCGATGGGTGGCTGTGGTTAAGTCTGTTCAGATTCGAGTCGCCTCGCTGGCTGGCGTGACGGAGCTTCTTCCTGTTGGGACTGAACACAGGAACTGGTGGATGGCGGCGTTTACCCCtttctccccctttttcagGGACTGGTGGAAGCCAGTtacctcccacccccctcccttttcccctttccccttctcccctttcccctttcctcttctcccctttccccttctcccctttcTTCAGGCACTTGTGGATGCTGCTTTCCTCGTCTCCATTTTTCTTGGCATCGATGGATAAGTTTGATGATCATGTCAAGGGGAGAGACCGGAACATATCGACATCTGCAATGGCGAGCAGGAGACGCCTGGAAGTAGTCTTTCCACTTCAAGAAACGTCAGACGAGCTCATGATTATGAATTTTGCGAGACTAATTTGCTCGGTAGTGTCGTATTTGCAACGGAGAGCATTTCACGGCGAGATGTCCCTACAAGGATACGATGGCCCCTATCGGCGAGGCTGCTGGCGCGGATGTGGCGGCTGGGATGGGAGACGATGCTGGGGCCGGGGGTGCCGGTCCCGGGGGTGCTGGGGCGCCCGgggcggggaagaagggaagcTATGTACCGCCTGCGTTGCgtggtgctgggggtgcTGCCGGGGCGGGAGCGGGCGAGAGAATGGGTGGGAAGTATGGCGAGAGGGACGACTTGGCCACGCTCAGAGTTACCAACGTAAGTTTACTGTTAACGTGGGAAACCAGAAGCGGAGTATCTGCTGACACAGGAAATGATAGGTCTCCGAGATGGCGGAAGAGAACGAGCTGCGCGATATGTTCGAGCGCTTCGGTCGGGTTACTCGCGTCTTCTTGGCCAAAGATCGCGACACTGGTCTGGCCAAGGGCTTTGCCTTCATCAGTTTCGCGGACCGTGGTGACGCTGTTAAGGCTTGTGCCAAGATGGACGGTTTCGGTTTCAGGCACTTGATTCTCAGAGTCGAGTTTGCGAAGAAGGCTGCGTAAAGTGGTTAGCCAACTGGTATCGACTTTTGGGAGGGTGTAAGAGGGGGTTTATTCTGGGATGGGCTTGGTAGCATGGGGAAAATAGACTGAGGATTTGTCCTATGGGCATAATTGATGTTTTGTTATACTAAAAGCCTTTTGTGAATTCATCAAGCGTTAGGTATACTTGAAAGCAGGGGAGGGAAATGCAGTGTGTGGTGTGTACATCGATCGTGGGTATCAGATGTGTCTTTCATTATGACTATCAGGTCTCCATCTTGAACGGGCAGGCAATTTCATCTTCTGTGCCTTCATTGTCTCAACAGGTGTCTGGCAAAGACACAAAGAGACCAGCTTTTTGagcaccaacaagaagcaccTTTCATACAGCATTCATAGCCCCTGTTTAGACTCCCATGCAGGTATCCTTCGCTGCCTCCAAACAACCTAGTAATAGGTCTCTGTCTTACTTTGTTCCTTGCGGTGCCCGCTTTTGCTGGTTCTTGTTCGTGTCTCATCCATCATTAATTGTGCAATGTTGATAGGGGTGTCAAGGAAATAGTAGTGAATGTCTGCCGCTTCTCTGCGGAGTTGCAAGTGTGGTGTATGTAAGCAAAGGGAAATAAATAGAAGAGAGTGTTGTGTAATGTGTCACCGGTCCATCTCAAATGATGAATCCTGTTCTGTCCAGGGCTTTActgcctccccttcccctttgcccgtcccttccccttccaccgcTTCGTTTgaaccctctcctcatcaatcGTGTCCTCCTTTGGCGTAGGGagctccttttccaccatcacctctgTCTGCCTTTCCTCGTCACCAATCTCGACCTTGTTGTCACTGATGACGTCTTCCTCTTGCCTGTATCCCTGGTCGTCACCCTCTGCTGTGCGCGCCCTTTCCAAGCGGTCGCTGTCGACTGGACTCCTTTCTACCCTCCCCTCTTTTTCTGTTCTctcttccagcttcctctGTTTTTCTTGCTCCTTTGCAGCTTTTTTCTCCTCTCTGCCAGCCTGCCACTTgtatttcttttctttggcCACGTAGGCGGATGACTTTACAACACCTAACATGAGTCGGATCCCAAGAGCGAAATGAAGCCAGGCTTGTCTGAGATGGTCTTTTGACTCGGCGTAGTTGGCGCGGGCGGCGGCTGCTCGTTTGCGGGTGCGGTAGGCTTTTTCGGTGCGGGAGGCTTGTTTGAGTTGGGCGGAGATCTGGCGGGTTTGGAGGGCTAGGGCGGCCTCAGTGCCGGAGGTTCCGGCTGTCCCGGGGCGTTGACGGGttttggggatgttgagggggagatggggggagggtggaggggatgccggcggggaggggagggggaggggtttgaaTTGGTagtttgggggtttgggagggggggagggggagcgggattgggagggtgaggaagggggggagggagggagaaggggaacgggaggggagggaggaggggggatggggtttattgttgaggggggtggttggcgtTTGCGGaacatggtggtggtgatgtgagGTGCTGGTGCAAGTCGAGTAGGTTCCAGGGATGATGGCAACCTGGTTGGACGGAGCGATGAGAGCAGGATGATCTGCGAACTATGTGTTGATTTATATGATCACTTGGAACAGAAGAAGCAAGGAGGGACCAAAAGGCTGATGGGAAACACCGTGGCGCTTGATTTATATCTTCATTGTCCACCACATATGTCGTGCCTCTGACATCGCGGTGACACCGAAAACGACCCTGCTATCCACACAACGCTAGACACGTCTGTCAATCATCCGATAgttcatcccatcatgaACGCCCAAGGAAACCCTAGAGGGATCGAATTCATGCGGTTCTTCATGCTGACCCCTGGCGGCTaacctcgtcgtcgtcagtTTCAGCTGCCCGCCGGGTGCCGCCAGGTCTAACACTGGCAGAGCATGACAATCCAATCAAATCAATGGCACCTCACAACCCGGTACTTGCAGCCCTCATCAGGCCAACGAGGATGGAATTAGCCGAAGTTGTGCAACGTCAAAACGACCGGTTCCTGCCTTGCCACACCCACCCtccaagagaaaaaagaacccGGAAATCTGGAAAGGGGTGCGTGATATGGAGCCGTCATCAGCGGGTAGAAAGCCGTGGTGGTCCCCAGAAACCGTTggaaacaaaaccaaaaaaaataGATGCCAGATGGTGTCAAAACAGATTCAACCCCACGTTGGGCCGGGGTTTATTTTCTAGTATCGATAATCGCCAACGATAAACCAATTGGAAAAAGCCGTTCGTCCCTATCTGCGGGTACGCTGAAGTGTCCGCTCGTTGCCGACTGGTCCAGCAGAATCGTCAAAGGTCCCCTACAAACCCGCGAACCCACAAAGCTCAAGCAGAGCCAGAGGAAAGTGCATGTGAAATAAAAGCAGGAACCCCAGACTTTGAAGCGACGGGGCGGATCTATCTCCAagaccatcatctccaaaaCAGCAACTGCCGGCGACAACCTGGGATTTCTGTGACATCAGACTGCAAAACCTGTTCCCCAGCAAAAGACCAAACAGAAAGCCGATAGGCCAGACCCTCGGGGATACCACCGGCATAGCCTGGAACAGAAAACTGTCTACCACACCGCGTGCAGACACGGCACAGCAACACCCAAACCTAAATTGTTCTTGGCGCGGGAACGTGGGCGGTTTGGTTTGTCTTTGCCATCACACGACCAACCCGTTGCTTCGAACTCGCTCTCTTTttgcccctccctccctcttcctcacctaTAACCTCGAACCgccatctcaaccctcacACCACAAACTCGGTGATGGTCTCGGGGCCAGGAAAGCTCAACCTTGGTCTCTGCTTGTAAATCGGTCTTCAACACCGACGACAAACGCCGAGGGAAATCAGTCATGAGCACAACTACTGCCATTGATGACCCTGCGGGGCTCAAAACCACACGCCAAcgcaacaaccaaccccaacagtCCGAGATCCCCTTGCCCTCGCCGTCCATTAGTGATGTCGACTCCGACTCGAATAAGGGCGATGACCACCGAGACGCTCATGTGAAAAAGGCATACGGCCGAACTCCAGATGGAACGGGTATGCACACTCTACTCTCTCCGTCCCAAGTCTTTCTCTCCCAGGAGGCCCAACTCCTGGACCCCTCTTCCCCTAACCTGCCCTACTGCAAGGTGCTGTAAGCTgtaaacaaaaaaaaaaaaaaaaaataaggaTGCAAGTGCTAATCATGACGACCATCCGTAGTCTTCGTCGTGCCCGAGACCCATGACATGGTCTCCCAATTATTAGACCCTCGCGAACCCAAGAACCTGTCCGATTACATTGTCCTCGGTGTTCTCGCCCTGCATATTTGGCTCGCTTGGGCTGTGCCAGCGCCCTATAACAAGTACCTGCTCGGATTTGCGTTTACCTTCTGGAGACTTGCATACAATGCTGGGATCGGCTATCTGTTGACTGTTCAGTCAAAATACACTCTCCTCGTCACCTGGGCTCGTCGGTTAAGGGCTTTTGAACAACCCGCCACCAACCCGCGGCCATGGCTTtacaacctcctcaagacGGAGCTCGAGACCAAGATCCCCAAGGACTACAAGATGGATGAGGCTCCGATCGAGTACAACACCTGGCTTGCTTTCCGTCGCATTGTCGATCTGATCCTGATGTGCGACTTTGTGTCGTACTGCCTGTTCGCCATTGTCTGCGCCCACACgcctgaggatgaggggttgggcATGCTTCTTGGCCGTTGGGTCGGGGGTATTGCGCTTGTTGGCTTCAACCTTTGGGTCAAGCTGGATGCGCACAGAGTGGTGAAGGACTATGCCTGGTACTGGGGCGGTAAGTGAACTTGCGCTTGGAAATGAAGGTTGCAGTTGGTTTGCTGACTGCCTTCTAGACTTCTTCTATCTGATCGAGCAGGAACTGACTTTCGATGGCGTCTTCGAGATGGCTCCCCATCCCATGTACTCCATTGGCTACGCTGGATACTACGGCATCTCGATGATGGCTGCTAGCTATGATGTTCTCTTCATCTCTATCGCTGCCCACGCTCTCCAGTTTGTCTTCTTGGCCTTTGTCGAGAATCCTCACATCGAAAAGACCTACAACCCGCCACCCCCACGTCTCCGGGCCGAATCCGAGATTGGCAGCCAGACCGAGGCCGATGCTTTGGTCACCAAGGAGCTTAACGGGAACTCTGATATCCCCCAGCCTGTTCACAACATGATTGGAAGCTTCGATCTCTTCAGAGTGACCGACGCTTCCTCTCTCATCATTGTTGCCTGCTTCATCGCCTTGACGGTTgtcactcccaccacccgcaCTTACCAGACTCTGGCTGTTGTGAACGCTATCTTCTGGCGTCTTTGGTACTCTGT belongs to Podospora bellae-mahoneyi strain CBS 112042 chromosome 6, whole genome shotgun sequence and includes:
- the TIF35 gene encoding translation initiation factor eIF3 subunit g (BUSCO:EOG0926489S; EggNog:ENOG503NX70; COG:J), giving the protein MAAQAKHDWADDDDLDELTTADLPPPQKIQNKDGSTTIIEYRYNDQNQKVKTTRRIRYITHREVVNPRVAERKAWAKFGQSAKDGAGPAPDTTSVGENIIFRPSINWRKDAKDESKDPNAQAMKDKLKDKKVKCRICNGEHFTARCPYKDTMAPIGEAAGADVAAGMGDDAGAGGAGPGGAGAPGAGKKGSYVPPALRGAGGAAGAGAGERMGGKYGERDDLATLRVTNVSEMAEENELRDMFERFGRVTRVFLAKDRDTGLAKGFAFISFADRGDAVKACAKMDGFGFRHLILRVEFAKKAA
- a CDS encoding hypothetical protein (EggNog:ENOG503P2TH; COG:S); the encoded protein is MTGQQGDPAPTAAGLEALQNSLGRRSRPPPLGDWNAEAGKIPLRDDDKLRRRESRLGLRSIFGRNKSTSVTAAPASPREAQRSSGIRASLTNWPYQFHHQRSESTLASQAGQNLKHKKSTGGQPSPEGIVPWSPPPLFQAYPQAIKHAHLPACTASTESVLRLNNKTSFSIGGSSNPATPVVDKFDESIGEKTEKPKRRHRRNTSGLGGEFKWTTKIFVLVTAGYLLQFSGEGSYDRLPEKILHLGKDSAAFASDAIPGRHWVLQISAVAESDRVPSSHGSSLLARLPFMGQERGRSPHFLMVFESAEEMDAWIAVLRREIEALGGRKVLSETGKPKTADEDSQLKSQTSQRTLVVRDPERFSRIWDHSSLNPDIQLDGADEDVREQSFDDTSSASVISHDGRQLDALRDSTNRFSYVSSGQRTMITSAGSSPACSPIRDTFAEHESVTPDMPPVDEHWLPKMRPNAAAINDRRQSLQAGNHVLEMHLSTPQTLRPRSTEMVPPFSPGSHPGSNFSIPQGISKRFPVKGVDFTPGSFSTLPSRFGSRRPPPSALSINSRPLSLVLDQPSPASSPMSHARKNSAQSTLSSTPEALSTSPPSHLWIESDKSDEELNSPVQPSSYPSIEDSPPKSKLNPPPRPRRPSACSDIIEDERSLISSQSHLTAHLCEGPRSSSSLGTYGGGLSRLSETLEPRARRSSFSAQAGTSLSLSPRYLSQRPLKSIARSSQHLRIDSLVSPQFLNSSRSMSMLAEGPPPAPPPTRALPPIPKRTSTGGGRSSYVAAAPPGFI
- a CDS encoding hypothetical protein (EggNog:ENOG503P7FW): MFRKRQPPPSTINPIPPPPSPPVPLLPPSPPSSPSQSRSPSPPPKPPNYQFKPLPLPSPPASPPPSPHLPLNIPKTRQRPGTAGTSGTEAALALQTRQISAQLKQASRTEKAYRTRKRAAAARANYAESKDHLRQAWLHFALGIRLMLGVVKSSAYVAKEKKYKWQAGREEKKAAKEQEKQRKLEERTEKEGRVERSPVDSDRLERARTAEGDDQGYRQEEDVISDNKVEIGDEERQTEVMVEKELPTPKEDTIDEERVQTKRWKGKGRAKGKGRQ